GCCTCCTGTACCCCGCGATGATAGCCGCGTCTTCCGCTTGGGCTGGTTAATACTCTTCCTAGGAGCAGGGCTGATGTCCTTGGGAATATGGCAACGAAGTCTGGCGCTTGCTAGCTCTGGACTCTCGCTCATGACCATCTCTTTGGGTTTCCTGCTGCGTCGTGTGGTAAAAGAGCGCCTAGCCTGGAGCCTGGCCGGACTGCTCACCATATTGGTCTGGGCCCCTCTGCCGTTTGGGATAAAGATCTTCCATTACGAGGCAGAGATAGAAGGATATGTGGTGGCTGGCCTTTTCTTAGTCAGTGGAGCGTTGCTGGTGATAATGTTCAATTCAGATTCGCTCATAATGATTATTACAAAGCTTTTCCGCGTGAGAAAAGAATATAGGGCGGTTTTAAAGACGGCGATATCCTATCCCCTCAAGGCTAAATTCAAGACGGCTTTGAGCGTTTTCATCTTCGGTCTAGTAATTTTCACCGTAACCACCTTGTCGGTCGTATCGGGTTTGATGTCTTTCAACATCGACCGATTGGTCAATGAGACTTCCGGAGGTTTCGATGTTATCGCTTTCACCTCTACCTCACCTATCCTCAACGACCCTAGGGAGCGCTTAAGTCAGGAGCTTTCACCTCTTCAAGCCAAGAATGTCTCCGCGCTGGTGGCCTTGCCCTCCTCAATAATCACATTGAATTACAGCTATCTAGAGCCGTCAACGCAGACGCTAACATTCAAAGAAAGACGCTATCAGTTAATAGGCTTCAATGAGGACCTTTACACCCTAGGCAATTACCCTCTTTCGGATTATGACAAGAAGAACTTCTCGAATGAACTGCAGGTTTGGCAGGCCGTCCGCAACAACAGATCTCTGGTCATCTTTGACGGCAGCCTTCGTCCTCAATCAGGCATATCAGGTGGATTCGGGCCTCCGAACGCAGAGCAAGAACCGGGCATCAAAATAGGTGAGCGCGTCATGCTCTTAGATCCTCTGGGTACGCCTCATGTGGTAACTGTGGCTGGATTCATGAAGCAGAGCTCTTTCCGAGGGGCTTTCATGTCAGAGGAGGTGGTGAGAAGTGAATTTTTCGCTGTGGGCTATTCAATAATGCTTCTCAGGTTCCAGGATGGCTTAGACATAGGGAAACAAGCTGCCTTGCTGGAGAAATCCTTTATCCCCAATGGTCTCCAGACCATCGACGTCAAAGCCTTGGCTCGGGAAATCACGGGTCTGATTAACTCTGTGTTCACGTTGTTCGAAGCTTTCCTCGCTATGGGTTTGATAGTGGGTATATCTGGTTTAGGGATAATGACCATAAGGTCCATACATGAGCGCCGCATCGAGATCGGCATGATGCGCGCCATCGGTTACAGAAAGCGCATGGTGGTGGCCAATTTCGCCATAGAATCTGCTTTGATATCGCTCCTGGGAATATTAATTGGCGTGGCGTTAGGGATATTAGTGGGTTACGAACTTTGGATGACGTCATTGAGATCAGAAGGCTTTGTGTGGATTATTGACATCTGGCCCATCTTAACCGTGGCCGTCATCTCATTCGTTGCTACCATTTTAAGCGTGTATCCCGCCGCCAGGGGAGCGTCTAGGGTATCTCCAGCAGAAGTGCTGCGATTCGAATGAGCTACATGATGATAGCACTTTCCACATCATGGATCATGATTCGAACTCATGATGTGTGAGCGATTGATTTTCTGTTGCAGGTTCGTACGCTACTGTGCCGTTTAAGAGGTTTTATCGTTATTCTATTCTTCTTCCAAGTTCAGCCGATGCTGTGGCCCATAGTTGAAAGAGCGCTTGAAGATTTTAATCGGTGCTGGTGGCTCAACTTCTATTCACCAATCAAAGGGAACATGTAGACTGCGCCTATCTGGCTTTTCCTCCGAAAAGCGGAATAGAAACTGCTTGAAGGAGAAATGTTTCCAATGAATTTGCTTCTCT
This portion of the Methanomassiliicoccales archaeon genome encodes:
- a CDS encoding FtsX-like permease family protein; amino-acid sequence: MVAEWGERLSRSFFFATLPGISVILISFLFLQTFVALLLTIVIITAMIMLDAMRHRLLITMAIRYVVRRRWTTALVVGGLMVGTAIISTSLVVGDTLDNMIVKQTTESLGEVDFGIGAPFDGYTYFDASFLGNVRDQIAAINQVESSHMLIRDDVAVLNNESGLFNPSFALMALNDTVVKEFGSFLKQDGSILDQAPKAGAVYLNSRAAQDIDARVGDTLIIYISETQRIVAVVSEVVEERALGAFGSANTVYMDIESAQSLLDRPGQFNFIFVSLQGRGDEGLVYASDVRVHIETILQPWQQSNGLRIVEDKANAIEDAKRAAEMFSSLFFVFGSFSIIAGVALVVNIFTMLSEERKGEMGVARAIGMSRSHLRRLFTYEGVIYAALAAAVGSGLGLILAYVITWVMSRTIRIGEFSFDLVKYFTFTPMSLVLGYLAGFLLTVLTVYLATRRISNLNIVRAIRNIPEPPVPRDDSRVFRLGWLILFLGAGLMSLGIWQRSLALASSGLSLMTISLGFLLRRVVKERLAWSLAGLLTILVWAPLPFGIKIFHYEAEIEGYVVAGLFLVSGALLVIMFNSDSLIMIITKLFRVRKEYRAVLKTAISYPLKAKFKTALSVFIFGLVIFTVTTLSVVSGLMSFNIDRLVNETSGGFDVIAFTSTSPILNDPRERLSQELSPLQAKNVSALVALPSSIITLNYSYLEPSTQTLTFKERRYQLIGFNEDLYTLGNYPLSDYDKKNFSNELQVWQAVRNNRSLVIFDGSLRPQSGISGGFGPPNAEQEPGIKIGERVMLLDPLGTPHVVTVAGFMKQSSFRGAFMSEEVVRSEFFAVGYSIMLLRFQDGLDIGKQAALLEKSFIPNGLQTIDVKALAREITGLINSVFTLFEAFLAMGLIVGISGLGIMTIRSIHERRIEIGMMRAIGYRKRMVVANFAIESALISLLGILIGVALGILVGYELWMTSLRSEGFVWIIDIWPILTVAVISFVATILSVYPAARGASRVSPAEVLRFE